The nucleotide window CTCCCTGCGGCAGACCCTGTAATTGGTGACAAGACTTGCCTATAAGGGGTAAGGTCGAAGATTACATTATGCCCTCGCGGGAAGTTCGGGCACAGGACAGAGAGTCAAGACGATGCTAAGGGAGTTACTGAAAATGGCCACCGGCAAGAAAAAAGCGCCGAAGAAAGCGGCGGCTAAAAAACAAACCACCGGAACTGCAGCCAGCAAGAAAGCCTCTGCATCCTCAGCCAAGAAAGCGCCTGCCAAGAAAGCAGCTGTAGCCAAGCCTGCGGCAAAGAAGGCAGCGGCCAAGAAAGCTCCCGCGAAAAAAGCAGCGGTCAAGAAAGCGGCAGCCAAACCTGCAGCGAAAAAGACTGTAGCGAAGAAGGCTCCCGCCAAGAAGGCAGCGGCCAAGGTCGCTGCAAAGAAGGCGCCTGCAAAGAAAGTCGCAGCCAAGAAGGCAGCAGTGAAAAAGCCTGCAGCAAAGGCGGCAACAAAACCCACTGCCAAGAAAACCGCCACGGCAAAGGCGCCGGCGAAGAAAGCGACAGTGAAGAAACCTGCTGCCAAGCCAGCAGCGAAGCCCGCAGCCACCAAGGCGGCTGCCAAGCCCGCCAGCAAGCCCAAGACAACCAAAGCAGCGGCAGCCAAACCGGCCGCCACTGCCAAGCCAGCGGCGAAAAAAGCCGCGGCCAAGAAAGCAGCACCCGCTGCACCAAGAACAAAGCTGCCTACCTCCGGGAAGGCACGGTCCGCAGGCGCCTCTGCGGCCACCAGCACATCGTACTCCGGTGCCGCAAGGACAGCGTCTGCCGGCAATGGACTGTCGCCGAGCCGATCCACCTCTTCTGCTCAGGTAAAAAAGAACGTGAAAAAGTCATCCAAATCCGCTTCCTCCATGGCTCAGCTGCACGGCTTCGCGCCCTACCAGCCCAAGCCAAATGAGGAATACATGAACGAGAGCCAGCGTGAGCACTTCCGCAAGATTCTTCTGGCTTGGCGCCAGGAGCTAATGGAAGAAGCTGATCGCACCATGCACCACCTTCAGGATGAGCAGGTCAACCTGCCTGATCCGGCCGACCGCGCCACCCAGGAAGAAGAGTTTGCCCTGGAACTGCGTACCCGTGACCGTGAGCGCAAACTGCTCAAGAAGATCGAAAAAACCCTGGATCTGGTCGACAAGGACGACTACGGCTACTGCGAAGCCTGCGGTATCGAAATCGGCATCCGCCGTCTGGAAGCCCGCCCCACCGCAGAGATGTGCATTGACTGCAAGGAACTGGCGGAAATCAAGGAAAAGCAGCTGGCAGGCTAAAGACAGTGAAGAGTTAATAGTGAACAGCTCGCGGTAGCGGGCTTTTGCTCTTTGCTATACAGGAGGCCGCGCCCACACTCTGTGCGCGGCCTCCTGCGTTTTACTCCACTGCATTCTTCAGGCCCGCCGCTGTTCACTGTTAACTATTCACTGTTCACTGTTTTATGACCTATCGCGGACGTTTCGCCCCCACCCCCTCCGGCCCACTGCATTTCGGCTCGCTGGTGGCTGCGCTGGCCAGTTGGCTGGAAGCGCGGTCTCGGGGCGGGGAGTGGCTGGTGCGCGTGGACGACCTGGATCCGCCGCGGGAAGTGCCCGGTGCCGCCGACACCATTCTGACGCAGCTGGAACAATTCGGCCTGGAGTGGGATGGCTCGGTGCGTTATCAAAGCCAGCGCCACGCTGCCTACCAGGCCGCCGTCGATCATCTGCTCGCGCAGGGCAACGCCTTCCATTGCACGCTCACCCGCAAGCAGCTGACGGCGCTTGATCACAACCATCCTGGCATCACCGCTGCTACCCCGCCCTGCCAAGATGCCGCTATCCGTCTGGCGGTGCCGGATCGTGAACTGTGCTATGACGATGGCATCCAGGGCCAAGTCTGCAACAACCTCCACGAGGATGGCGGTGCCTTTGTGATCCGCCGTCGCGATGGTCTGTATGGCTATCAACTGGCCTGCGCCCTGGATGACGCTGACGACGGCATTACTCATGTGCTGCGTGGCGCCGACCTCATCGATTCCACCCTGCGCCAGCGCTGGCTGCTGGAATGCCTCGGCCGTCCCGCCCCGCATTACGCTCACCTGCCGGTCATCATCGATGGCCGCGACACCAAACTGTCCAAGTCCGGCGGTAGTGAAGCGCTTGACCCAGCTCATGCCAGTCAGCTACTCACTGCAGCCCTGCACTGCATCGGCCTGCAACCGCCAACAGATCTTCTGACCGCACCTCCAGCCACACTGCTGGAATGGGGCAAACTGCATTACCCTGAACACCACTGGCCTCCCGGCCGCCAGCAACCCTTGCCAAGCGAGTTGAAAGTTCAACGTTGAAACGCGAGATGGGGTTGAGGTTGCTTCCCCGCCGTGCCCGCGCCCAAACCCTGAGTCGCGGGCACAACCTTCGCACCCGCAGCAACCTGCACCGCGTTTCAACTTTCAACTCACCCACCCCGAGCCAGGCCCCGGTTTTGATTTTCGCTGCCAACTATCAACTGGCCACTGTCAACTGCCCCCCCCGCTTTTACACACCTCCCCCACCTGACGTATGCTCTTCGCCTTGAAGGGGCAAAACCACCATGTATACCGATCGCCTGCTGATCATTTTTATCCTGGGAACCTATCTGCTTTCCCCCGCCATCATCGACTGGTGGAGTGAAGGCGGTCGAGCCTGGTATCGGCCTTATCTCATTTGGCTGGGCCTGATTGCCCTGAGTTACTGGATCGCCAAGAGCAAAGACGTTGATGGTCTATAGTGTCAGTGAACTGATCGCCATCGCGGGCGGTTACCTGCTGTTTCTGTTTCTGGTCGCCTGGATCACGGAGCGGGGCTGGCTTCCCTCACGGCTGGTGCGCCACCCGGCGGTGTATGTGTTTTCTCTTGGGGTCTATGCCAGCGCCTGGGCGGTGTATGGTGCCGTCGGCTATGCCTACCAGTTTGGCTACAACTTCCTGTCGTATTTTCTCGGGATTTCCGGGGTCTTCCTGCTCGCCCCCATTCTGCTGGCTCCGATTCTCCGTCTCACGACCACCTATCAACTGAGCTCGCTGGCCGACTTGTTTGCCTTCCGCTATCGCAGCCGCATGGCGGGGGCCCTGACGACCATCATCATGCTGATCGGGGTGCTGCCGTTACTGGCACTGCAGCTCAAGGCGGTGGGCGAATCCATTCAGATTCTCACCGGCACGGATGATCCGCGCTCTCTGGCCGGCGGCTTTTGCCTGATGATGGTGATCTTCGCCATCCTGTTCGGCGCTCGCCACGCCACGGCCCGGGAAAAGCACGAAGGCCTCGTGGTGGCCATTGCCACCGAGTCTTTGATTAAACTTCTGGCCTTTGGGGCTGTGGCCTTGCTGGGACTGTATGGCGTTTTCGATGGCCCGGGGGACCTGGGGCGCTGGCTGGATGAGCATCCAGAGATGCTGGCCCGTCTTTATTACCCGCTGCAGGACGGCACCTGGCACTCGATGATCATGGCCTTCTTTGTGTCGGCTGTAGTGCTGCCACACATGTTCTACATGGCCTTTACCGAGAACCTCAACCCGCGCGCACTGATTACGGCCAGCTGGGCACTGCCTCTGATGTTCCTGGTGATGGCCCTGTGCGTGCCGGTGATTCTGTGGGCAGCCGCCGCCAGTAACGCCCCCACCCCACCAGACTACTACGCCCTGGGTATTGGCATGGTTACCGGCGGCTACGGTGCCGTACTGGGCTACATAGCCGGCCTGGCCGGTGCCAGCGGCATGCTGATTGTCGCCACCCTGGCCCTGTCCGGCATGTGCCTCAACCACTTGATCCTGCCTGCCAGCCCCCTGCGCCAGGGACAAAACCTGTACCGCAACCTGCTGTGGACCCGGCGTACTCTGATTGCCGCCATCCTGGCACTGGCTTATCTGTTCTATCGCTTCACCGGCGCCAATCACACGCTGGTGGAGCTGGGCGTGCTGTCGTTTGTCGCTACCCTGCAGTTTGTTCCCGGCCTGATCGGCGCGCTGTTCTGGCCCACCGGCAATCGCAATGGTTTGTTTGCCGGCCTGATTGTCGGTTTCCTGCTGTGGCTGTTGCTACTCGTGCTGCCCATTACCTATCCCAGCCTGCAAATCCCTCAGCTGATGGAACTGGCCGGCATGCGTTACCAGAGCGGCGCCAGCCAGTGGCACCATGTGGCTATTGCCTCGGTGTCTGCCAACGGCCTGCTGTTTGCCATTGTTTCCATCGTCACCCCCATGTCGCGGGCAGAGAAAAATGCCGCCGAGGCCTGCGCTGTGGACAGCCTGCGCCGCCCCTATCGCTGGGAACTGGAAGCCAAGAGCGTGGATGATTTCATTGACGCCTTGAGCATGCCCTTGGGCCCGATCACTGCCACCCGCGAAGTGGAGATGGCATTGAGGGACCTGCGACTGCCTCGCACCGAGGCTCGCCCTTATGCTCTACGCCGGTTGCGCGACCAGCTGGAAACCAACCTGTCCGGCCTGCTCGGCCCCTCCGTATCTCATCAATTGATGGATGATCATCTGCCCTACCTGCCGAAGGAAGAACAGAGTACCAGCGAGGACATCCAGTTCATCGAGTCCCGCCTCGAGCAATATCGCGACCGGCTTTCAGGGTTGGCTGCAGAACTGGATGGGCTACGTCGTTTTCATCGCCAAACTCTGCTGGAGCTTCCCATGGGGGTGATTTCACTCGGCGCGGACGATGAAATCATCGGCTGGAACCAGGCCATGGAAGCGCTGACCTGCATTCCCGCCGCCGACACCATCGGCTCCCGTCTGGCCGATCTGGAGAATCCCTGGGGCGAATTCCTGACCCGGTTCAGCCGCGACCCCAGCCCACACCAACCCCAGCAGTCGCTGGAAATGGACGGCCAGACTCGCTGGCTGAGTTTGCACAAATCCTCGGTCATGGGTGTGGGCACGGCCGAGCAGGCCGGAGGTCAGGTGCTGGTCATCGAGGACATTACCGAACTGCGCCATATGGAAGCCCACCTGGCCCACAATGAACGCCTGGCCTCCATTGGCCGATTGGCTGCAGGGGTTGCCCACGAAATCGGTAATCCGGTTACCGCCATCGCCTGTCTGGCACAAAATCTGGACAGTGAGAGCGATGCCCGCGAACAGATGGAATCCAGCCAGCAGATTCTTGAGCAGACTCGACGTATCACCCGCATCGTGGAATCTCTGGTGACCTTCAGCCACTCTGGCAGCGTTCGCCAGAGTGAGCATGTTCCGGTGAGCATTCGCGATACGGTAGATGAAGCCATCTCGCTGTTGCTGCTTGATCCGGATCACCGTCAGCAACAATTTGAAAATCACTGCCCGTCCGACAGCTGGGTTAAAGGCGATCCTCAACGATTGCTACAGGTCTTCATCAACCTGCTTGGCAATGCTGCCGACGCCTGCCAGCCCAATCAGCCCATCGTTATTAGCTGTGCAACCCAGGCCCCCTGGCTGGAAATAGCAGTGGAAGATCAGGGCCATGGCATCGCGGCGGAAGTGCGTGACGCCTTGTTTGAACCGTTCGTAACCAGCAAAAGCCCGGGCCGCGGCACCGGCCTTGGCCTGGCGCTGGTGTACAGTATTATCGAGGAGCACTTTGGCAGCATCAGCGTGGAAAGCCCGATTACCGAGCAAGGCGGCACGCGCTTTATTATTCGACTGCCAAACCACAGCACCCCATCTTGAGGTAGTATTTTCCTGGTAGCGTTGCCATACAAACTATGCAGCCCGGAAGCTTTTGTCGGTCAGTACAGGAACCCGTAATACATGAGCCACATCCTGATTGTTGAAGACGAACCCGTGATTCGCGGCGCACTGCGAAAACTGCTGGAACGTCACGACCACTCGGTGGCAGAAGCCGAATCCGTAGAGCAGGCTCGCGAAAACAACCTCAATCAGTTTGACCTCATCATCAGCGACCTGCGCCTGCCGGGAGAACCCGGCACCAACATGATCGAGGCCGCCGGCAGCACCCCTGTGCTGATCATGACCAGTTATGCCAGTCTTCGTTCTGCCGTGGATGCCATGCGCCAGGGCGCCGTGGATTACATCCCCAAGCCCTTCGATCATGATGAAATGCTGCTGGCCGTGGACCGGGTGCTCAAGGAAGGCCGCCTCAACCGTGGCAACCGCGCCTTGCGCCGCGACCTTGAACGCAGCTATCCGGTTCGCAACATGGTCGGCGACAGTGGCGTCATGCAGGAGCTCTTGCACCGCATCAGCCGGGTGGGCCCCACCAATACCCCGGTCCTGATCATGGGGGAAGCAGGCACCGGCAAGGAGCTCACCGCCCGAGCCCTGCATGAGAATAGTGAACGTGCCTCCGGGCCCATGGTGTCGGTGCAATGCGCCGCATTACCCCGCGATCTGCAAATTACCGAGCTGTTCGGCGATGACGCCAACTCGGGTCGTATCGAAGAAGCTGACGGCGGCACCCTGTTTCTGGATGAAATCGGAGAACTGGCCAGCGAAGTACAGAGCCGCCTCCTCACCCTGTTGACGCATCACGAGATACACCGTCAAGGCTCTCTGGCCCCCCGCAAGGTCGATGTCAGGGTGCTGGCCAGCAGCCAGCTTGATCTGCCAGGAAGAGTGGCCGAAGGCACCTTCCGCCAGGACCTTTATTACCGCCTCAACGTGATGGAACTGACCCTGCCCCCCTTGCGGGAGCGCGGGGATGATCTGGATTTGCTGGCTGACGCCCTGCTGGCACGCGGCTGTGAAAAACTGAACCGCCCCGGGCTGCATTTCACGGAATCGGCACGCCAGGCCATGCATAACTACAGCTGGCCGGGCAATGTGCGGGAACTGGAGAATGTTATTGAGCGGGCCATCATCCTCACTGAGGAAGAGGGCATTGGCCCCGCACAGCTGGGCCTGAATCCTAATCGGACCCCGCAGCGGGTCAGCCGTGCCAGCCTGGATCCGAGTGAGGACCTCTCTCTGGAGGATTACTTCACCCGTTTTGTCATGGAAAACCAGGACAGCATGACCGAGACAGAGCTGGCGCAGAAATTGGGCATTAGCAGAAAAAGCTTGTGGGAGCGGCGCCAGCGACTGGGCATTCCACGCAAAAAAGGCGGCAGCAGGCGTTAAATCAGGAGCATCGCTGTATTTTAGCTTTGCCATTGACCCTTTAATCTGGCTCGCCCGTCACTTTGGTCAATCAAAAAATTGCAGCGACCAAAGGTCTCATTTCTCCGATTTTCGTTAATTTACCCAGAATCCGGTTCAAGTGTTACCTCGCTACCCAGAAAAGTAACACTGTTGTTACCCTCACCAGGGTAGATTCAAGGGGCATTTCACAAAAGCATTGCAACATGCTGTTTTTAAAGAGATTTTGGCATTGTTGCATTGAGTCGGGTCGGCAGGCACTATGAATCCCACGCCAGCAAACAACAAAAACAAACGGCGTAACGGCTCAAAAATAACAACAAGAAAGAATAAGAAGAATTTCACGAGCCAATGCAGTGCTGCTCGCAGCACTAGGCAGATAACAACACAAAAAATAATAACAACAGAATCAGCGCAAAATATGGGAGTCACAACTTCGGTTGTGGCTCCTTTTTACTTTTGGGCTCCTCAAAACCCAATTGCAGAGTATACGTGACGAATCCGTCACCCGGCGAGAAAAAAGTGCTAACATCGCCGCTTTACTGCTTCCTTCTCTGAGTCCGGACATTCACGCATGCCCCGCAAGCTTATAAAAAGCATCATCACCTGGCTCAACCAGCTTCTGGAACATGTGACAGGGTGGTTTGGAAAGGGTTCCGATAAAACGGAAACAAATTCCCCCCAGGTTATCCCCCGCGATCAACACCCCATCTCCCGCCAGCAAATCTCCCGCGCAGCCCTCAACGTGCTTTATGGTTTGCACAAGGCTGGCTTTGAGGCATTTCTGGTGGGCGGCTGTCTGCGTGACATCCTCAGCGGTCGCGAGCCCAAGGATTTTGACGTTTCCACTGACGCCACACCGGAACAGGTACACCGTATATTCAAGCGCAGCCGCATCATCGGCCGCCGCTTCCAGATCGTCCATGTTCGCTTTGGCCGGGAAGTGATCGAAGTATCCACCTTCCGGGCCATGAACAAGGATGAAAACCCGGACAAGCAACAGCATCATGCCCACGAAGAAACCGGCCTGGTACTGCGCGACAATACCTGGGGCAGTATTGAAGAAGATGCCCAACGTCGCGACTTCACCTGCAACGCACTCTATTACAACATCGCTGATTTCACCCTGCATGATTTCACCGGCAGCCTGCAGGACATCGAGAATAAACGCATTCACCTGATCGGCGATCCGCAGACCCGCTACCGAGAAGACCCGGTACGCATGCTGCGCGCCGCCCGCTTTGCCGCCAAGCTGGGCTTTCACATCGACAAGGCCACGTCCGACCCGATCCCGGAACTGGCCGAGCTATTGTTGCAGGTGCCTTCTGCCCGCCTGTTCGATGAAGTATTAAAGCTGTTCCTCAGCGGCCATGCCCGAGCATCCTATGAACAGCTGCAAAACCTGCATCTGTTCCGCTTCCTTTTCCCTGGTACACAGGCGGCGCTGGATGGCGAACAAGGCCCGGTCTGGGAAGACATGCTGCTGGCTGCCATGGATAACACCGACCGCCGCCTGGCCGTGGACAAGCCGGTTACCCCCGCCTTTATCTACGCAGTGCTGCTGTGGCCGGAAATTCAGCAGCGCATGGGTGGCTACCTGTCCAGCGGCCTGCCTCCGGCCCAGGCCCTGCACAAGGCTGCTACCCGGGCTCTCAATGACCAGATCAAGCACACGGCCATCCCGCGTCGCTTCTCAACCGTGATGCGGGAAATGTGGGAGCTGCAGCTGCGCATGGACAAACGAGCAGGCCGACGCGCCGACGCGCTCATGGAGCACCCGCGCTTCCGCGCGGCCTATGATTTCCTGCTGTTGCGAGAGCAAGCTGGCGAAATCAAACCTGGGCTGGGTGATTGGTGGACCCGCTATCAGGAAGAAGATGAGCCCGGTCGCCGTCAGATGGTCAGCGATCTGGGCAATCAGGGGCCCGCCAAAAAGCGCCGCCGTCGCCGCCCACGCAAGCCCAAGGCAGACAGCTGAAAGCCGGCCCCCGCCGCCGTTCAGCCTCCCCTCCCCATCACGCAGGTAGAGACCCGTCATGCAGGCCTTTATCGGACTCGGCAGCAATCTGGACCAGCCGGCACAACGCCTGATCAGCGCCCTTTGTGCGCTGCAGCGAATGCCAGGGCTGCAACTACTGCATCACTCTCGCTTGTACCGCAGCGCACCCATCGGCCCCCAGGATCAGCCGGACTACGTCAATGCCGTCGCCCTGGTGCGCTTTGCCGGAGCGGCCCATGATCTGCTGCACACCCTGCAGGCACTGGAGCTTGCCGGGGGCCGGCAGCGCCTGCGCCACTGGGGCGAGCGTACACTGGATCTGGATATCCTGTTGATCGACGATCAGTGCATCAACACCCCGGATCTGCAGGTTCCTCACCCACAGATGGTGAACCGCGCCTTCGTCCTTCAACCACTGCTGGAGATTTCTCCACACGCCCTCTTGCCCGATGGCACCCCACTCGGTAGCTTTCTGGAGCAGGTCAGGGAACAGCGTCTCTCGCCACTGGAAGAACTGGATTGCGATGCACTCATTGAATGAGAAAAGTCTCACCGAAAAGATCGAGCAGCGCCGACAGGCTGGCAACCTGCCACGTTTTATTGCCGTAGAGGGCCCCATTGGCGCCGGCAAGACCAGTCTGGCGCGACGTCTGGCCATGACCTTCGGCTACGACCTGCTACTTGAGCAGGCCGATGAAAACCCGTTTCTCACCCGCTTTTATCAGGACCCGGCCCGCTACGCCCTGCAAACCGAACTGTTTTTTCTGTTCCAGCGCGCCGACCAGCTACGCCAGATTCAACAACAGGATCTGTTCGCCGGCCCACGCGTTGCCGATTTTCTGATCGACAAGAACCGTCTGTTCGCCCAGGTGACCCTGGATGAAGATGAATTCGAGCTGTATCGGAACGTGGATAACCACCTGACACTGGACGCTCCCCAGCCAGACCTGGTGATCTACCTGCAGGCGCCGCCCCCCGTCCTGCGCCAGCGTATCAGTCTCCGTGGCAATGATTTTGAGCAGCGCATCGAAGGGGACTATCTGGATAAACTCAGCAATGCCTACACCGAGTTCTTCCACTTTTACGATCGCGGCCCGCTTCTGATCGTTAATGCCGCCGAGATTGACCTGGTCAACCATGATCGTGATTACCAGCAACTGATCAGCGAGCTGCTGGACATCCGCTCCGGGCGACACTATTTTAACCCCCGGCCGCTGGTCGACTGAAAACGAGCTTCGAGCGGCAAGCTTCAAGCTGCAAGCTACAACGCGATTGCGCGCCGTCGGACATTAGAGACCGGACGCCGCGCTCCAGCTGGTGCGCGGACACAGAGGCCGCAAAAACCGACTGCCTCAACCGCGTTGTAGCTTGCAGCTTGAAGCTTGTAGCTCGCCCCTGAATTTCCCTGGGAGGTATCCCATGTCCGTGACCATTCGCACCCTGCAGAAACGCAAGCAGGACGGTGAAAAATTCTCCGTGCTGACCGCCTATGACGCCTGTTTTGCCCAGCTGATTTCTGACGCTGGCATCGATGCCATTCTGGTAGGTGACTCCCTCGGCAATGTCATCCAGGGCCAGTCCAGCACCGTGCCGGTAACACTTGAACAAATGGCGTATCACACCGAGTGCGTGGCCCGTGGCAACAAGGGCAGCCTGATCATTGCCGACGTCCCCTTTATGGGCGCCGCCACCGTGGAGCGAGCACTGGAGAGCGCCACCAGCCTGATGCAGGCAGGTGCCAACATGGTGAAACTGGAAGGCAGCGCCTGGCTGGCAGAAAGCATCGAACTCCTGAACCGCAATGGCATCCCGGTGTGTGCCCACATGGGCCTGACACCTCAGGCAGTCAATGCCCTGGGCGGTTATCGGGTTCAGGGTAAAGACGACGACAGCGCCGCAGAGATGCTGGAAGCCGCCCGCATCCTGGAGCGCGCCGGCGCTGCTGCATTGTTGCTGGAATGCGTGCCCCGCGCACTGAGTACCCGCATCACCCAGTCCGTGAGTATTCCGGTGATCGGTATTGGCGCCGCCCCGGAGTGCGACGGCCAGGTACTGGTAATGCACGACATGCTCGGCATTAGCCCGGGCAAGCCCGCCCGCTTCGTGAAAAACTTCATGGTCGACGCTCCTGACATCCAGAGCGCATTCAAGGCATATCATGAAGCGGTTCTGAACGTCAGCTTCCCGGCGGACGAACACTGTTTTTAGAAGACCGTAACGAGTTGCGAGAAGCGAGTTTCGAAAACCTGAAACAGCGTAGTCTTCCCGCTTTTCGCAACTCGAAACTCGTTACTCGCTTCTAACACTCCCAGCCATGCTCCTGAGGGTTCATTAATGCAAACTGCCCATACCGTTTCCCAGGTCCGCGAAGTCGTTCGAGGCTGGCACCGTGAAGGTTTGAGCGTGGGCTTTGTCCCGACCATGGGCAACCTGCACAGTGGCCACATCAGCCTGGTACGCGAAGCTCTGGCCCGCTGCGACAAGGTGGTCGTGTCCATTTTCGTGAACCCCACCCAGTTTGGCCCCAATGAGGACTTCGACCGTTACCCTCGTACGCTGGACGCCGATGCCGCCCAGCTGGTTGATGCCGGTGCCGACCTCCTGTTCGCCCCTGCCGTCGAGGACATGTATCCGCTCGGACAGAATCAAACCTGGGTAGACGTCGATCAGCTTGGTGACTACCTGTGTGGCGCCAGCCGCGAAGGGCACTTCCGTGGCGTCACCACGGTGGTCTCGAAACTTTTTAATATCGTTCAGCCTGATGTGGCCGTATTTGGCGAGAAGGATTTCCAGCAGCTGGCCATCCTGCGACGCATGAGCGAAGAG belongs to Alcanivorax sediminis and includes:
- the dksA gene encoding RNA polymerase-binding protein DksA → MAQLHGFAPYQPKPNEEYMNESQREHFRKILLAWRQELMEEADRTMHHLQDEQVNLPDPADRATQEEEFALELRTRDRERKLLKKIEKTLDLVDKDDYGYCEACGIEIGIRRLEARPTAEMCIDCKELAEIKEKQLAG
- the gluQRS gene encoding tRNA glutamyl-Q(34) synthetase GluQRS, with the protein product MTYRGRFAPTPSGPLHFGSLVAALASWLEARSRGGEWLVRVDDLDPPREVPGAADTILTQLEQFGLEWDGSVRYQSQRHAAYQAAVDHLLAQGNAFHCTLTRKQLTALDHNHPGITAATPPCQDAAIRLAVPDRELCYDDGIQGQVCNNLHEDGGAFVIRRRDGLYGYQLACALDDADDGITHVLRGADLIDSTLRQRWLLECLGRPAPHYAHLPVIIDGRDTKLSKSGGSEALDPAHASQLLTAALHCIGLQPPTDLLTAPPATLLEWGKLHYPEHHWPPGRQQPLPSELKVQR
- a CDS encoding sensor histidine kinase; this translates as MVYSVSELIAIAGGYLLFLFLVAWITERGWLPSRLVRHPAVYVFSLGVYASAWAVYGAVGYAYQFGYNFLSYFLGISGVFLLAPILLAPILRLTTTYQLSSLADLFAFRYRSRMAGALTTIIMLIGVLPLLALQLKAVGESIQILTGTDDPRSLAGGFCLMMVIFAILFGARHATAREKHEGLVVAIATESLIKLLAFGAVALLGLYGVFDGPGDLGRWLDEHPEMLARLYYPLQDGTWHSMIMAFFVSAVVLPHMFYMAFTENLNPRALITASWALPLMFLVMALCVPVILWAAAASNAPTPPDYYALGIGMVTGGYGAVLGYIAGLAGASGMLIVATLALSGMCLNHLILPASPLRQGQNLYRNLLWTRRTLIAAILALAYLFYRFTGANHTLVELGVLSFVATLQFVPGLIGALFWPTGNRNGLFAGLIVGFLLWLLLLVLPITYPSLQIPQLMELAGMRYQSGASQWHHVAIASVSANGLLFAIVSIVTPMSRAEKNAAEACAVDSLRRPYRWELEAKSVDDFIDALSMPLGPITATREVEMALRDLRLPRTEARPYALRRLRDQLETNLSGLLGPSVSHQLMDDHLPYLPKEEQSTSEDIQFIESRLEQYRDRLSGLAAELDGLRRFHRQTLLELPMGVISLGADDEIIGWNQAMEALTCIPAADTIGSRLADLENPWGEFLTRFSRDPSPHQPQQSLEMDGQTRWLSLHKSSVMGVGTAEQAGGQVLVIEDITELRHMEAHLAHNERLASIGRLAAGVAHEIGNPVTAIACLAQNLDSESDAREQMESSQQILEQTRRITRIVESLVTFSHSGSVRQSEHVPVSIRDTVDEAISLLLLDPDHRQQQFENHCPSDSWVKGDPQRLLQVFINLLGNAADACQPNQPIVISCATQAPWLEIAVEDQGHGIAAEVRDALFEPFVTSKSPGRGTGLGLALVYSIIEEHFGSISVESPITEQGGTRFIIRLPNHSTPS
- a CDS encoding sigma-54-dependent transcriptional regulator; this translates as MSHILIVEDEPVIRGALRKLLERHDHSVAEAESVEQARENNLNQFDLIISDLRLPGEPGTNMIEAAGSTPVLIMTSYASLRSAVDAMRQGAVDYIPKPFDHDEMLLAVDRVLKEGRLNRGNRALRRDLERSYPVRNMVGDSGVMQELLHRISRVGPTNTPVLIMGEAGTGKELTARALHENSERASGPMVSVQCAALPRDLQITELFGDDANSGRIEEADGGTLFLDEIGELASEVQSRLLTLLTHHEIHRQGSLAPRKVDVRVLASSQLDLPGRVAEGTFRQDLYYRLNVMELTLPPLRERGDDLDLLADALLARGCEKLNRPGLHFTESARQAMHNYSWPGNVRELENVIERAIILTEEEGIGPAQLGLNPNRTPQRVSRASLDPSEDLSLEDYFTRFVMENQDSMTETELAQKLGISRKSLWERRQRLGIPRKKGGSRR
- the pcnB gene encoding polynucleotide adenylyltransferase PcnB, which gives rise to MPRKLIKSIITWLNQLLEHVTGWFGKGSDKTETNSPQVIPRDQHPISRQQISRAALNVLYGLHKAGFEAFLVGGCLRDILSGREPKDFDVSTDATPEQVHRIFKRSRIIGRRFQIVHVRFGREVIEVSTFRAMNKDENPDKQQHHAHEETGLVLRDNTWGSIEEDAQRRDFTCNALYYNIADFTLHDFTGSLQDIENKRIHLIGDPQTRYREDPVRMLRAARFAAKLGFHIDKATSDPIPELAELLLQVPSARLFDEVLKLFLSGHARASYEQLQNLHLFRFLFPGTQAALDGEQGPVWEDMLLAAMDNTDRRLAVDKPVTPAFIYAVLLWPEIQQRMGGYLSSGLPPAQALHKAATRALNDQIKHTAIPRRFSTVMREMWELQLRMDKRAGRRADALMEHPRFRAAYDFLLLREQAGEIKPGLGDWWTRYQEEDEPGRRQMVSDLGNQGPAKKRRRRRPRKPKADS
- the folK gene encoding 2-amino-4-hydroxy-6-hydroxymethyldihydropteridine diphosphokinase — protein: MQAFIGLGSNLDQPAQRLISALCALQRMPGLQLLHHSRLYRSAPIGPQDQPDYVNAVALVRFAGAAHDLLHTLQALELAGGRQRLRHWGERTLDLDILLIDDQCINTPDLQVPHPQMVNRAFVLQPLLEISPHALLPDGTPLGSFLEQVREQRLSPLEELDCDALIE
- a CDS encoding deoxynucleoside kinase; the encoded protein is MHSLNEKSLTEKIEQRRQAGNLPRFIAVEGPIGAGKTSLARRLAMTFGYDLLLEQADENPFLTRFYQDPARYALQTELFFLFQRADQLRQIQQQDLFAGPRVADFLIDKNRLFAQVTLDEDEFELYRNVDNHLTLDAPQPDLVIYLQAPPPVLRQRISLRGNDFEQRIEGDYLDKLSNAYTEFFHFYDRGPLLIVNAAEIDLVNHDRDYQQLISELLDIRSGRHYFNPRPLVD
- the panB gene encoding 3-methyl-2-oxobutanoate hydroxymethyltransferase, translated to MSVTIRTLQKRKQDGEKFSVLTAYDACFAQLISDAGIDAILVGDSLGNVIQGQSSTVPVTLEQMAYHTECVARGNKGSLIIADVPFMGAATVERALESATSLMQAGANMVKLEGSAWLAESIELLNRNGIPVCAHMGLTPQAVNALGGYRVQGKDDDSAAEMLEAARILERAGAAALLLECVPRALSTRITQSVSIPVIGIGAAPECDGQVLVMHDMLGISPGKPARFVKNFMVDAPDIQSAFKAYHEAVLNVSFPADEHCF
- the panC gene encoding pantoate--beta-alanine ligase yields the protein MQTAHTVSQVREVVRGWHREGLSVGFVPTMGNLHSGHISLVREALARCDKVVVSIFVNPTQFGPNEDFDRYPRTLDADAAQLVDAGADLLFAPAVEDMYPLGQNQTWVDVDQLGDYLCGASREGHFRGVTTVVSKLFNIVQPDVAVFGEKDFQQLAILRRMSEELLFPVKIVGAPTSREDDGLARSSRNGFLSDSERKLAPAIYANLKALRAEIEQGERDYRALEQRYADQLNEAGFQVDYLTIAEARSLAPAAKSDTQLVIAVAAKLGQTRLIDNVSLAVVDNP